In Pseudoalteromonas sp. NC201, a single window of DNA contains:
- a CDS encoding FlgO family outer membrane protein encodes MMKNVVLFATTLALLGGCEMTKQTASEPTETQQSDMEILYAMMEEQERNEDSQASVLQDIGFVSYRHRKEIANYANQIALELSDTVLGQKPESIAVASFVNFNESLRDTNQLGNQLAESLMHQMQKLGYQALDFKALGKIEVTSSGDLTFSRKASRLKNTQSPSHLLTGTMVYRPRGVEVNARLLEFNTNLVIASTVVTIPYFILDDQATAAR; translated from the coding sequence ATGATGAAAAATGTAGTGCTATTCGCGACGACACTTGCATTACTCGGTGGCTGCGAAATGACAAAACAAACGGCTTCCGAACCTACAGAAACGCAGCAATCCGACATGGAAATATTGTATGCCATGATGGAAGAGCAAGAGCGTAATGAAGATTCACAAGCCTCGGTATTGCAAGATATTGGTTTCGTTAGCTATCGTCATCGCAAAGAAATTGCTAACTACGCCAATCAAATTGCGTTGGAACTGTCAGATACTGTATTAGGGCAAAAGCCTGAGTCGATAGCGGTAGCCAGTTTTGTCAACTTTAATGAATCATTAAGGGATACAAACCAGCTAGGAAACCAATTGGCTGAGTCCTTAATGCATCAAATGCAAAAGCTGGGTTATCAAGCGTTAGACTTTAAAGCATTGGGGAAAATTGAAGTGACATCCAGTGGTGACTTGACTTTTTCGCGTAAAGCAAGCCGCTTGAAAAACACGCAATCTCCCAGCCATTTGCTCACAGGCACTATGGTTTACCGTCCACGAGGCGTGGAGGTAAATGCAAGATTGTTAGAGTTTAACACTAACTTAGTGATCGCAAGCACGGTGGTGACCATCCCGTATTTTATCCTTGATGATCAGGCAACCGCTGCAAGGTAG
- a CDS encoding flagellar assembly protein T N-terminal domain-containing protein, producing MKKQFATSLSLLCITLVHPAYAEWFEVTGIADVKNGDHQKAKRKAVNDAITQALLFSGASVSSVQTVTDGVLTQDQLKIRSNAEIQSANVIAEAKVGDSWQVTLHIDITPQSAQCPTSAYDKQVAVTQSQLKNKHQATLGQIFDINKAVSERLYQTMSEQKLSLEPVPYFAQTIDVNRFFSQRFDYNEQLIETITANTNSQFVLLSQITDIAGVDKLNSDFAFWQSDKYLRSFKVDFALFDALSHERVWQKQYATQGVWPFKKTKLIDVYSERFWQTDYADEIQTTLTQIATDLNAAVACLPTNGKILHIDDEQVVINLGRMHGLENGQILNVAHSNPLTNIDGKIFMHQIKTINKLQVIQVNAQNAIAVNISNRPLHNVQINDLVEIQIENENEFEL from the coding sequence ATGAAAAAGCAATTCGCGACCAGTCTATCACTGTTGTGTATCACCCTGGTTCATCCAGCTTATGCTGAATGGTTTGAAGTTACCGGCATAGCTGACGTTAAAAATGGCGACCATCAAAAAGCCAAAAGAAAGGCGGTAAATGACGCCATCACACAAGCTTTGCTGTTTTCTGGCGCTTCGGTGAGTAGTGTGCAAACCGTCACCGATGGTGTACTCACCCAAGATCAACTTAAGATCCGCTCAAATGCTGAAATCCAAAGTGCCAACGTAATTGCTGAAGCAAAAGTTGGTGACTCATGGCAGGTGACATTACATATCGATATTACCCCACAGAGTGCTCAGTGCCCTACTAGTGCTTACGACAAACAGGTTGCAGTCACACAAAGTCAGTTAAAAAATAAACACCAAGCAACACTAGGTCAAATTTTTGACATAAATAAAGCGGTGAGCGAGCGCCTATACCAGACAATGTCTGAACAAAAGTTGAGCTTAGAACCTGTTCCTTATTTCGCACAGACCATAGACGTTAACCGCTTTTTCAGCCAGCGGTTTGATTATAATGAACAGCTAATCGAGACCATTACGGCAAATACGAACAGCCAATTTGTATTACTGAGTCAAATTACTGATATTGCAGGTGTCGATAAACTTAATAGCGACTTCGCATTTTGGCAAAGTGATAAATATTTAAGAAGCTTCAAGGTAGACTTTGCGCTGTTTGATGCACTTTCTCATGAAAGGGTGTGGCAAAAGCAATATGCCACTCAAGGCGTGTGGCCGTTTAAGAAGACCAAATTAATTGATGTGTACAGTGAGCGCTTTTGGCAGACAGATTATGCTGATGAGATCCAAACCACGCTGACACAAATCGCAACTGATTTAAACGCAGCGGTGGCCTGCTTACCAACCAACGGCAAAATCCTACATATCGATGATGAACAAGTCGTTATTAATTTGGGCCGCATGCATGGCTTAGAGAATGGCCAGATCCTTAACGTAGCGCATAGTAATCCGCTGACTAATATCGATGGTAAAATATTTATGCATCAAATTAAAACCATTAATAAACTGCAAGTGATCCAGGTGAATGCGCAAAACGCCATTGCGGTAAATATCAGTAATCGCCCACTTCACAATGTGCAAATTAATGATTTGGTTGAAATTCAAATAGAAAATGAAAATGAGTTTGAACTGTAA